In Synechococcus sp. Nb3U1, one DNA window encodes the following:
- the purL gene encoding phosphoribosylformylglycinamidine synthase subunit PurL, which translates to MSYTPAELKTHGLSPDEYQMIVKRLGRDPNPNELAMFGVMWSEHCCYKNSRPLLKGFPTTGERILVGPGENAGVVDLGDGDRLAFKIESHNHPSAVEPFQGAATGVGGILRDIFTMGARPIALLNSLRFGPLFEASNRRLLAGVVEGIAHYGNCSGVPTVGGELAVDPCYSGNPLVNVMALGLLETAEVVKSGAKGIGNPVLYVGSTTGRDGIRGASFASAELSEQSQQDRPAVQVGDPFLGKCLIEACLEAFQTGAVVAAQDMGAAGITCSTSEMAAKGGVGIRFNLDRVPVRESGMQAWEYLLSESQERMLLVAQKGREQELIEIFHRWGLQATVAGEVVAEPVVEIWHQGSRVVNLPARSLAEDTPLYPRPILSEPPDYVQAAWQWDPHTLPKCDHRGILLGAERLSWEQVLLNLLASPNIASKAWVYHQYDHQVQNNTRLWPGQGDAAVIRIRPQGFGPGEVPPLKPSPKGVAATVDGNGRWVYLDPYEGAKAAVAEAARNLSCVGAEPLAITDNLNFGNPENPTVYWQLALACRGIGAACRALGTPVTGGNVSLYNETLTSKRSQAIYPTPVIGMVGLVMDLKRTCGQGWQHTGDPIYLLGSTAQTTLGGSEYLATLHEKVTGRPAPVDLELEKQVQAACRFGIRQGWVRSAHDCSDGGLGVALAEACLSGGQGATIRIPSTQSHRWDQVLFGEGSSRILVSVDPAHQPAWEDYLGSQLPGNWQHLGQVGTAADPLSLSTDEGDPVLILSLREMESVFQEPFPTPVGTHLGMMPRIKGPGQTDP; encoded by the coding sequence ATGTCTTACACCCCTGCTGAGCTAAAAACCCACGGCCTCTCCCCCGACGAATATCAGATGATTGTGAAGCGGCTGGGACGGGATCCCAACCCGAACGAATTGGCCATGTTTGGGGTGATGTGGTCGGAGCACTGCTGCTACAAAAATTCCCGCCCGCTGCTCAAGGGCTTCCCGACTACGGGTGAGCGGATTTTGGTGGGGCCGGGAGAAAACGCCGGGGTGGTGGATTTAGGGGATGGGGATCGGCTGGCCTTCAAAATCGAGTCCCACAACCATCCGTCTGCGGTGGAGCCGTTCCAGGGGGCGGCCACGGGGGTGGGAGGCATTTTGCGGGATATTTTCACGATGGGGGCTAGACCCATTGCCCTGCTCAATTCGCTGCGCTTTGGGCCCCTTTTTGAAGCGAGCAACCGGCGGCTGTTGGCGGGGGTGGTGGAGGGCATCGCCCATTATGGCAATTGCTCCGGGGTACCGACGGTGGGGGGGGAGCTGGCGGTGGATCCCTGCTATTCTGGCAATCCCCTGGTGAATGTGATGGCCTTGGGGCTACTGGAAACTGCCGAGGTGGTGAAGTCTGGGGCCAAAGGGATCGGCAATCCGGTTTTGTACGTGGGATCCACCACCGGGCGGGATGGGATCCGTGGGGCCAGCTTTGCCAGTGCCGAGCTGAGCGAACAATCGCAACAGGATCGGCCTGCAGTGCAGGTGGGGGATCCCTTTCTAGGTAAATGCCTGATCGAGGCCTGTTTGGAAGCCTTTCAAACCGGGGCGGTGGTGGCGGCCCAGGATATGGGGGCGGCGGGCATCACTTGTTCTACTTCCGAAATGGCGGCCAAAGGAGGGGTTGGCATCCGCTTCAATTTAGATCGCGTGCCGGTACGAGAAAGCGGTATGCAGGCCTGGGAGTACTTGCTCTCGGAGTCCCAGGAGCGCATGTTGTTGGTGGCCCAGAAAGGTCGGGAACAGGAGCTGATCGAGATCTTTCATCGCTGGGGCCTGCAAGCCACCGTAGCCGGAGAAGTGGTGGCGGAGCCGGTCGTTGAGATTTGGCATCAGGGATCCCGGGTGGTGAACCTGCCAGCCCGCTCTTTGGCAGAGGATACCCCCCTTTACCCGCGCCCGATTCTGTCTGAACCCCCAGACTACGTGCAAGCGGCTTGGCAATGGGATCCCCACACTCTTCCAAAATGTGATCATCGAGGGATCCTTCTAGGTGCCGAACGGCTGAGCTGGGAGCAGGTGCTCCTCAACCTCTTGGCCAGCCCCAACATCGCCAGCAAAGCCTGGGTGTACCACCAATACGATCACCAGGTGCAGAACAACACCCGCCTCTGGCCGGGGCAGGGGGATGCCGCCGTGATTCGCATTCGCCCGCAAGGATTTGGCCCAGGAGAGGTGCCCCCGCTCAAACCGTCCCCCAAAGGAGTGGCCGCTACTGTCGATGGCAACGGTCGCTGGGTGTACCTGGATCCCTACGAAGGGGCCAAAGCCGCCGTGGCTGAAGCCGCCCGCAACCTCTCCTGTGTAGGGGCGGAGCCTTTGGCCATTACCGATAACCTCAACTTTGGCAACCCAGAAAACCCGACCGTGTATTGGCAACTGGCGCTGGCCTGTCGGGGCATTGGCGCAGCGTGTCGAGCCTTGGGTACGCCGGTGACGGGGGGGAATGTATCGCTGTACAACGAGACTCTGACTAGCAAAAGATCCCAGGCCATTTACCCTACACCGGTCATTGGCATGGTTGGCTTGGTTATGGATCTCAAGCGCACCTGTGGGCAAGGCTGGCAGCACACAGGGGATCCAATTTATCTGCTGGGATCCACCGCCCAAACCACCTTAGGAGGGAGCGAATACCTAGCAACCCTCCATGAAAAAGTAACGGGCCGCCCTGCCCCGGTCGATCTGGAGCTGGAAAAGCAAGTGCAAGCGGCCTGTCGATTCGGTATTCGGCAAGGCTGGGTTCGGTCGGCTCACGATTGCAGCGATGGCGGACTGGGGGTGGCCCTGGCAGAGGCTTGTCTGAGCGGCGGGCAGGGAGCAACGATCCGGATCCCCAGTACCCAATCCCACCGCTGGGATCAAGTGCTGTTTGGGGAGGGATCCAGCCGCATTCTGGTCTCGGTGGATCCCGCCCATCAGCCAGCCTGGGAGGACTATCTGGGATCCCAGCTAC